The Paenibacillus uliginis N3/975 genome has a window encoding:
- a CDS encoding virulence factor, producing the protein MKITFIEPTPSPNSMKLHLDESLEPGIRKTYTTDNERSAPAWIRELLHISGVKSIFHTLDFIALDRKGNADWPSILGEVQEKFGQEGLKTGLEENENDGTGFGEAQVFVQLFRGLPMQIRVKGEGREERIALSSRFTHAVTEVASTTLIKERKLKDYGVRYGELEDIAREVEQELEAAYPQDRLDKVVAQAIAHGADEEEFVEQRRKLTDEEMLSAMEDPDWRVRYAAFDVLEPTEAHLPLLSTALKDPKMQIRRLAVVYLGDLRTPEAMELLYAAMSDDTPAVRRTAGDTLSDIGDPAATPVMMNSLNDSSKLVRWRAARFLYEVGTEESRPALEEASQDPEFEVSLQARMALERIESGEQAAGTVWQQMAKRSRN; encoded by the coding sequence ATGAAAATTACGTTTATCGAACCTACTCCGAGTCCGAACTCCATGAAACTTCATCTAGATGAGTCTCTGGAACCTGGGATTCGCAAGACATATACCACAGATAATGAACGTTCCGCACCAGCGTGGATCCGTGAGCTGCTTCATATTTCCGGTGTAAAAAGCATTTTTCACACGCTTGACTTTATTGCGCTTGACCGTAAAGGAAATGCCGATTGGCCCTCCATTCTGGGAGAAGTGCAGGAAAAGTTTGGCCAAGAAGGATTGAAAACAGGCCTCGAGGAGAATGAAAACGACGGTACGGGATTTGGGGAAGCCCAGGTGTTTGTCCAGCTGTTTCGAGGCCTTCCGATGCAAATCCGCGTAAAAGGTGAAGGTCGCGAAGAACGCATCGCTCTTTCCTCCCGCTTCACGCATGCGGTAACAGAAGTAGCTTCCACTACCTTGATCAAGGAACGAAAACTTAAAGATTATGGCGTACGCTATGGTGAGCTTGAGGATATTGCACGTGAGGTGGAGCAAGAACTGGAAGCCGCATATCCTCAAGATCGGCTGGATAAAGTCGTTGCCCAGGCCATTGCCCATGGCGCAGACGAGGAAGAATTTGTGGAGCAGCGCCGCAAACTGACCGATGAGGAAATGCTGTCAGCAATGGAAGACCCGGACTGGCGTGTACGGTATGCTGCCTTTGATGTGCTGGAGCCGACAGAGGCACACCTTCCTTTGCTTAGCACCGCACTGAAAGATCCCAAAATGCAGATTCGCCGTCTGGCAGTGGTCTATCTTGGAGACTTGCGCACGCCAGAGGCGATGGAACTTTTATATGCAGCGATGTCTGACGATACGCCGGCCGTACGGCGTACTGCCGGGGACACTCTGTCCGATATCGGGGACCCTGCAGCAACTCCGGTCATGATGAATTCGCTTAACGACAGCAGCAAACTTGTACGTTGGCGTGCAGCCCGCTTCCTGTATGAAGTTGGAACCGAGGAATCCCGCCCTGCACTCGAAGAAGCCTCACAGGATCCAGAATTCGAAGTAAGTCTGCAGGCCCGAATGGCGCTGGAGCGGATCGA
- a CDS encoding cytochrome ubiquinol oxidase subunit I, translating to MSTLDPVLMSRVLTGLTLFVHIVLATIGVGIPVMLALAEWRGIHTGDGHYTLLARRWARGYVITVAVGVVTGTAIGLQLSLLWPTFMRVAGKAIALPLFLETFAFFVEAIFLGIYLYTWDRFKSKYTHLLLLIPVAIGASFSAIFITSMNAFMNQPQGFELVGGVFTNVNPFVAMFNPATPTKVSHVLASAYTTSAAALASIAAYSLLRGNKHTYFKKALKLTVISTFVFAVATVMIGDFSGKFLAKYQPEKLAAMEWHFETMKEAPLIYGGVLDENRDIKYALKIPYALSILAGNRPDTEVIGLNEFPEDEQPPLMIHYFFDLKVTNGVLLVVIPLLYMFRKWLPGKKAYPKWLLIGILALGPMALVAIWLGWFLAEIGRQPWILRGYMKVADAATTSPNVGWMLLLFILLYLVLSVSAIRVLTKLFRNKNAEEELAMLGLNSKGGSGQ from the coding sequence ATGTCTACCCTGGATCCTGTTTTGATGAGCCGGGTGTTAACTGGCTTAACATTGTTCGTTCATATCGTTCTAGCCACAATCGGAGTAGGTATCCCTGTGATGCTTGCTCTGGCGGAATGGCGGGGCATACATACGGGGGATGGGCATTATACGCTGCTTGCCCGCAGGTGGGCAAGGGGGTACGTTATCACCGTAGCGGTCGGTGTCGTGACGGGCACAGCAATCGGGCTTCAGCTCAGCTTGCTGTGGCCGACGTTTATGCGCGTAGCGGGCAAAGCGATTGCGCTTCCGCTTTTTTTGGAGACGTTCGCTTTTTTTGTAGAGGCTATTTTTCTGGGAATCTATCTGTACACCTGGGACCGGTTCAAAAGTAAATATACGCATTTGCTGCTGCTCATTCCCGTAGCCATCGGCGCTTCCTTCTCAGCTATTTTCATTACGAGTATGAACGCGTTTATGAACCAGCCGCAAGGTTTTGAACTAGTGGGCGGGGTGTTCACGAATGTAAATCCGTTTGTCGCTATGTTCAATCCGGCTACGCCGACAAAGGTGAGTCACGTGTTGGCTTCTGCCTATACGACCAGCGCCGCCGCTTTGGCGAGTATTGCCGCTTACAGCTTGCTGCGGGGGAACAAGCACACTTACTTCAAAAAGGCTTTAAAGCTAACGGTCATTTCCACGTTTGTATTTGCCGTAGCAACGGTAATGATCGGTGATTTCTCCGGAAAATTTCTGGCAAAGTACCAGCCCGAAAAGCTAGCGGCAATGGAATGGCACTTTGAGACCATGAAAGAGGCCCCGCTCATTTATGGCGGTGTATTGGATGAGAACCGGGACATTAAATATGCGTTGAAAATTCCGTATGCGCTAAGTATCCTGGCGGGAAACCGCCCGGATACCGAGGTCATCGGCCTGAATGAATTTCCGGAGGACGAACAGCCGCCGCTCATGATTCATTATTTCTTCGATTTAAAAGTAACGAACGGCGTTTTGCTTGTCGTGATTCCGCTTTTGTATATGTTTCGCAAATGGCTTCCGGGCAAGAAGGCTTATCCGAAATGGTTGCTCATAGGCATTTTGGCGCTTGGTCCAATGGCCTTGGTAGCCATTTGGCTCGGCTGGTTTTTGGCTGAAATCGGCCGGCAGCCGTGGATTTTGCGAGGGTATATGAAGGTGGCGGATGCGGCGACAACTTCACCAAATGTGGGATGGATGCTGCTGCTATTCATTTTGCTGTATTTGGTGCTGTCGGTATCTGCCATTCGGGTACTTACCAAGCTGTTTCGCAACAAAAATGCAGAGGAAGAGCTTGCGATGCTTGGACTGAA